The Penicillium psychrofluorescens genome assembly, chromosome: 2 nucleotide sequence ATTATGGTATGGTATACTGATGACAATGAATTGCTGCTAGTGCCATGAAATTGGGCCAGTGCGCCCAGGCCATCTTCCCTCAGACCCACACGCTCGAGCAAGCATCCGGGCCGATGTTTTATACCATTGGTTTCCTTGTCGCTCTCATCCTGTGGTCTTTTGGACTGGTCTGGCTGTTTTTTGCGTCTGCTTCGATTGCGCGCAGTCGGACCTTTCCGTTTAATATTGGATGGTGGGGATTTACATTTCCACTGGGTGTTTTCGCCTCTAGTACCTGCCAGCTAGGATCGGAATTGCCATCGAGATTCTTTGATGTTCTCGGAacggtatgtttttcttATTCTCTCTCGGCGGCAGACCTGGCCTTGTCTAACTTGATTTATTCTCGCAGATTCTGTCACTGTGTGTAGTTGGATTGTGGATTATGGTTAGTATTGGAACATTGAAAGGCGTGGTGTCGGGCAAATTGTTCCTTGCCCCGTGTTTGGCTGATCTACGCGTGCCGGAAGACGACAAGAATAAGGACGGGGGCAAGGCAGCCTGAGCATCACGTGATCTGGGGTGGGATTTCGGAATTTTCATTTTTAATATTTCCCAATAAATgattattttattttatttttccCTCTTTGTTAGTTCGTGAATCGTGGAGTCcagcctcttcttccatcgTGCTGATCGCCCTCGACATCTGCTCGGCATCCTTTCCTCGCACCCTCGCCCTATCGCCTGCTCTCCCGTCGCAGAGTACGCCcccctccagctcctcgcccCCCTGAGTTGCCTTTGCTTTGCTCCCCAACTGTGCTGACGGGAGTGACTCGTCCGCCGTAGACGCTAAACCCGTTCGGTGCAGTGTGGGTCCTGGCAGCCTCAGGCATCGCGAACAACAAAACACGCGGCCTTCGCGCTTTCCAACCGCAACAGAAAGTGTCCAACAGTTGCCGGCCACACGCCAGGCGCAGGATCGTACCGTGTCCGGCCAGTTGATGGTGTAATCCCAGTCTGCGATTTtttgcccttcttctttcggGGCAAGGAGTGGCGCGCTCATGGGTCGCGACTGAACGCTGATGATCGACCCGCGCTGCCGCTGACGCAGATTaattgaagatgatgggctATGGGAGCCATCCTttccagcaacagcagcagcagcagcagcagccatcgcagcagcagtcgcaacagcagcaatcTACTTCTCAGCCGCAACATCCGCTAGGCCCGCAGGCCCAGCGGCCGCATCACGTGCAGTCGCCATCGCTGGCGGCGACGCCCAACCTACCGCAACAGGGCCATGGCAGTCCGTTTACTAGCAACAAGCTGCCCTTCCAGGCACGGCAGCAGCAAAGCTTTGCATCTTCGCAATCGCCAGACATGCGGAAATTGACATCGGCGCCGTCGGGGGGGCCGCGGCCGGGATATCCCACCTCCGCGAGCTTCCCGCAGTTCCCCGGCCAGTTCACGCCCCAGGGTGGCTCCCCGGATCTGATGTCGCGGAATTCAGATCCCATGGCCCTGCAAAACTTGCAAAGAGGCTTCAACCCGAtggcccaggcccaggcccACATGCGCCAACAGCAGCCGGGGATGAGTCCCTCGAATGCCATGTCTCATGCTGCGCAGGGCCTGAACGTGAATGTTTCATCGCCTCAGCAATCGATGAATCGCTtgccgcagcagcacgcGGGTATGCACCAGCGGGAGAGTCACGCACATGCACATCCCACCGCCAGccccgccatggccagccCGTCTATGTATGCCATCAATCAACAGCAGCGACAACCCCATTCGCAGCCTCAGTCTCCGCAACAATCGCAGCAGCAATTGCAgcaacaccagcaacggcatcagcagcagcagcagcagcagcagcaacaacaacaggAGCGCCTCCAGCAACAGAGAATGGAGCATCAGAAGCAAATTCAGCAACAGCGGCTTGAGCAGCAAAAGCAGATGgagcaacagcaacaactGGAACAGCAGAAACAGCATCAGCAGAGATTAGAGCAGCAGAGGCTtgaacagcagcagcgcgagcaacagcagcagcaacaacgCTTGGAGCAGCAACGGCTTGAGCAACAGAAACAGCAACAGCGCGATCAGCAGCAAAGGCTTGAGCAACAGCGGCTGCAAAAACTCCAGCAACAGGCCCAAGGTCAATATTCGTACCAACAACAGCAGTCTCCGTATCAACAACCCGCTCAAGCCCCGTTCCATCCATCTCAATATCAGCCTCAAGCACAAAATCCATATCAACATACCCAATTCTCCCAACCGCCTCAGCAACCTCAATACCAGCCACATTCCCAATTCCAGCATTACCAACCGCCAGCTCACCCATCGCAAGTGCCGCCACCACACGCATCAGTTCCGTCGACTGCTCCAGCCTTCGCCGAATCCCCCTCTAAGCAAGAACGAcaagaggaaaagaagcctGCGCCAAAGAATAAGGCTAAACCCCGGAAGTCTGCCCCTGCTCACACTCCCACTCAAACTCCTAACCTAcctccttctcggcttcCCCATCTACCGCCTACTCAGCCGTCTACGCAAACACCTATTCAACATTTCCCTACTGCCACACCTACTCAGCCTAATGGGGGACAACAAATGTCCGGTATGCCGGCTGGGATACCTGCCCAGCCAGCCTCAACCCCGCGCCGTCGTGGACGGCCCCGCAAAGAAGAGGTAGCAGCCAGAGCGGCGGCTCAGGCGGCTCAGGCGGCTCAGAATGGACATCCTGGGACTCCTCAAACAGGACAGTCCTCTTTCGCGGCAACGATGACATCAATCCATGCAGCCTCTACAGAAGCACGCGGTTCCGAACAGCCTTCAGCCCCGTTGCTCGGCCAGGATGGAAAACCTGTGATCGGTCCAGATGGAACTCCTCTTCCTTTGAAGCGAAAGCGTGGTCGCCCGCGCAAGGAGATACAACTTGCTTATGCAGCCGCAACAGGCAAGCCGCTGCCACCACCCAAACCAAGAAAGCCAGCTGCTCCCAAAAAGCCCGGCACTGGACGTCCGCGAGGACGGCCCCGCAAGGTGGATGTGGAAGCTGCTAAGGCTGCTGCCGAGGCGGCTCAGGCAGGGCAAAATGGTCAACAGCCATCGTCGGGTGAAGGTGTAATGGATTTCAATACGGCGAATATTGCGGTGAAACGCACTGCTCCCGTGGCGGAGGACGATCCCAGCAAACGGGCCAGGCAGAtgccgcagcaggcgcaATTTTCTCAGCCGGGTCAACTGCCATCGCAACAGGCTTCACATGGATCGCACCCAGCTCAGCAAGCGGGTCAACTGTCAGCTCAATATCTACAGCACCAAACCCAGCATGGCCACTCCCTACCGCCACGGGGACAACCCATGTCAATGCCGCCCCATATGCAGGTACAGCACCATCTATCGCCCATCCACCCTCCACGACCCCCACCTCCTCATCCATACATGCAACCCCCAGGCCCAGGACAGCCGTCAATGCAAATGCCACaccagatgcagcagcagcagcaacatccccagcagcaacctCTACACCATCAGCAACATCCCTCTCATCCCCAGGGccagcagatgcagcagcaacaaggcAAACCACCGGCCCCACAGCATCAAAATCAGCACACATTCCAAGTGCAGCTTCCGCCTCAGCCGAGTTAATCGCCAAACTCAACTCGATCTTTCTTCTAC carries:
- a CDS encoding uncharacterized protein (ID:PFLUO_003460-T1.cds;~source:funannotate) — protein: MMGYGSHPFQQQQQQQQQPSQQQSQQQQSTSQPQHPLGPQAQRPHHVQSPSLAATPNLPQQGHGSPFTSNKLPFQARQQQSFASSQSPDMRKLTSAPSGGPRPGYPTSASFPQFPGQFTPQGGSPDLMSRNSDPMALQNLQRGFNPMAQAQAHMRQQQPGMSPSNAMSHAAQGLNVNVSSPQQSMNRLPQQHAGMHQRESHAHAHPTASPAMASPSMYAINQQQRQPHSQPQSPQQSQQQLQQHQQRHQQQQQQQQQQQQERLQQQRMEHQKQIQQQRLEQQKQMEQQQQLEQQKQHQQRLEQQRLEQQQREQQQQQQRLEQQRLEQQKQQQRDQQQRLEQQRLQKLQQQAQGQYSYQQQQSPYQQPAQAPFHPSQYQPQAQNPYQHTQFSQPPQQPQYQPHSQFQHYQPPAHPSQVPPPHASVPSTAPAFAESPSKQERQEEKKPAPKNKAKPRKSAPAHTPTQTPNLPPSRLPHLPPTQPSTQTPIQHFPTATPTQPNGGQQMSGMPAGIPAQPASTPRRRGRPRKEEVAARAAAQAAQAAQNGHPGTPQTGQSSFAATMTSIHAASTEARGSEQPSAPLLGQDGKPVIGPDGTPLPLKRKRGRPRKEIQLAYAAATGKPLPPPKPRKPAAPKKPGTGRPRGRPRKVDVEAAKAAAEAAQAGQNGQQPSSGEGVMDFNTANIAVKRTAPVAEDDPSKRARQMPQQAQFSQPGQLPSQQASHGSHPAQQAGQLSAQYLQHQTQHGHSLPPRGQPMSMPPHMQVQHHLSPIHPPRPPPPHPYMQPPGPGQPSMQMPHQMQQQQQHPQQQPLHHQQHPSHPQGQQMQQQQGKPPAPQHQNQHTFQVQLPPQPS